Proteins encoded together in one Pseudoalteromonas xiamenensis window:
- a CDS encoding tRNA-(ms[2]io[6]A)-hydroxylase produces MFELKYKTPKEWAKNVVEDFDTFLQDHAAAEKKASGMAMGMIGHYPDKTKLVRAMTDLAIEEMIHFKQVLKLLGERGITLGKDKKDDYVKLIRTVIRQGRDDYLLDRLLVAGVIEARGHERFSLVAEALEESKEKEFYVAIAKSEEKHKNLFVELACEYYDEKRVYSRLEEILEFEGDICKNLPWTAALH; encoded by the coding sequence ATGTTTGAATTAAAGTATAAAACGCCTAAAGAATGGGCGAAAAACGTAGTTGAAGATTTCGACACTTTCTTGCAAGACCATGCGGCCGCAGAAAAAAAAGCATCTGGAATGGCAATGGGCATGATTGGTCATTACCCTGATAAAACAAAATTGGTAAGAGCAATGACCGATTTAGCAATCGAAGAAATGATTCATTTTAAGCAAGTTTTAAAATTACTTGGAGAACGAGGGATCACTCTAGGAAAAGATAAGAAAGACGATTATGTTAAATTGATTAGAACTGTAATTCGTCAAGGTCGAGATGACTATTTATTGGATAGATTACTCGTTGCTGGTGTAATAGAAGCACGAGGCCATGAACGATTTTCGCTGGTTGCTGAAGCACTAGAAGAAAGCAAAGAAAAAGAATTTTACGTAGCGATTGCAAAATCTGAAGAGAAACACAAAAACCTGTTTGTTGAGCTTGCCTGTGAATATTACGATGAAAAACGTGTTTATTCTCGCCTTGAAGAAATTCTAGAGTTTGAAGGCGATATTTGTAAAAACCTTCCTTGGACGGCCGCATTACACTAG
- a CDS encoding response regulator, whose translation MEFLKPLEPILIIDDAPEIREFLGDILSNLGYEQIYESEDFNSAKPLIADKQPNVIFLDIELPDTDGTSILEYINYNYPNIHVVMCSGHNSLENVQNTWELGAKGFIAKPFNAKKVDTVMKRLELI comes from the coding sequence ATGGAATTTTTAAAACCGCTCGAGCCAATTCTCATCATTGATGATGCTCCAGAAATCAGAGAGTTTCTTGGCGATATTTTATCAAATCTTGGTTATGAACAAATCTACGAATCAGAAGATTTCAACTCTGCAAAGCCACTCATTGCAGACAAACAACCAAACGTAATTTTCTTAGACATTGAATTGCCGGATACTGATGGCACCTCAATACTTGAATACATTAACTATAATTATCCAAACATCCATGTCGTGATGTGCTCAGGTCATAATAGTTTGGAAAATGTTCAAAACACTTGGGAGCTTGGTGCTAAAGGATTTATTGCAAAACCATTCAACGCCAAAAAAGTTGATACTGTTATGAAGCGCCTTGAACTAATTTAA
- a CDS encoding DUF58 domain-containing protein, protein MAKKNRLESRLIRWLGNRYRKERVEFRHHNIYILPTNLGWLFLFFTTLVFILGVNYQNNLLLFSSYFFSLFQLLTFFQTFKNINSLRAEILKCEPSYSPNSPRFLIRFTIKNKTINQLKLKYDNQEVMISSLFEETSLWLETQWHLRGRYELPRITLETSFPFGLVRAWCYWQPSGDLYIYPNNHRRIENQIVERMVSDDRDYQGPQPMKPGENPSRISWKHFAKSGELFIKQFAPISDSNSTEAILNYQDLFGTKEEKLAQLSTLLFPYYESKLPIKVNLPNSGLMHCTDNKTYHQVWEKMSEY, encoded by the coding sequence GTGGCGAAGAAAAATCGTTTAGAATCGAGATTAATCCGTTGGCTGGGAAATAGATATCGAAAAGAACGTGTTGAATTTCGCCACCACAATATATACATCTTGCCAACAAATTTAGGTTGGTTATTTTTATTTTTTACAACGCTTGTGTTTATTCTTGGTGTCAATTACCAAAATAATTTACTGCTATTTTCAAGCTACTTTTTCTCATTATTTCAATTGCTTACTTTTTTCCAGACGTTTAAAAACATCAACTCTCTGCGTGCAGAAATTCTAAAATGTGAACCCAGTTATTCACCAAACTCGCCTCGTTTTCTCATTCGCTTTACCATTAAAAACAAAACAATAAATCAACTTAAATTAAAATATGATAATCAAGAAGTCATGATTTCTTCGTTGTTTGAAGAAACGTCGCTGTGGCTCGAGACTCAATGGCATTTACGTGGGCGCTATGAACTTCCGAGAATTACGTTAGAAACAAGTTTCCCCTTCGGACTCGTTCGTGCATGGTGTTATTGGCAACCTTCTGGCGATTTATACATTTACCCAAATAATCACCGCCGGATTGAGAATCAGATAGTAGAACGTATGGTCTCTGATGATAGAGATTATCAAGGCCCTCAGCCAATGAAACCTGGTGAAAATCCTAGTCGTATTTCATGGAAACATTTCGCTAAATCAGGTGAATTGTTTATCAAACAGTTTGCTCCAATAAGCGATTCAAATAGCACTGAAGCAATCTTGAATTATCAAGATTTGTTTGGAACAAAAGAAGAAAAATTAGCGCAATTAAGTACACTACTTTTTCCATATTACGAATCTAAATTACCGATTAAAGTCAATTTACCAAATTCAGGACTTATGCATTGCACTGACAACAAAACTTATCACCAAGTTTGGGAGAAGATGAGTGAGTATTGA
- a CDS encoding sulfotransferase has product MNSKKTLIVGLPRTGTTSLCAATLQLGYTTAHTAYTRDTFLEAEVLADTPIFCDYQKLSMYFENTQLILLQREQTGWAISVSKLLNRMAKNLMSQSGGFNDTIKRAYFQIFPGLTLDLTNNFDYLIECYKKHQHQVFEFAKRNSIPLLSLNVQTDSINTLTNFLPNKTSEPFKIFPHLNQNGKVTAWKDVNHPLKIESTHLGKAEKDSLLYQFFSEVKDV; this is encoded by the coding sequence ATGAATTCAAAAAAAACACTCATCGTCGGACTACCACGAACTGGTACAACGAGCCTTTGTGCCGCAACTTTGCAATTAGGGTATACAACGGCCCATACGGCTTACACTCGAGACACCTTTCTTGAAGCCGAGGTACTCGCCGACACACCTATTTTTTGTGATTACCAGAAGCTTTCGATGTATTTTGAAAATACACAATTGATTCTGTTGCAACGAGAACAGACAGGGTGGGCTATTTCTGTGTCAAAATTGCTAAACCGCATGGCTAAAAATCTCATGTCCCAATCTGGTGGTTTTAACGACACGATAAAACGTGCTTATTTTCAAATATTTCCAGGATTAACTCTCGATCTAACAAATAACTTCGACTATCTAATCGAGTGTTATAAAAAGCATCAACACCAAGTTTTTGAATTCGCAAAGCGCAATTCAATACCGTTACTTTCGTTAAATGTACAAACCGATAGCATTAATACGTTAACCAATTTCTTGCCAAACAAAACAAGCGAACCGTTCAAAATATTTCCTCATTTGAATCAAAATGGAAAAGTAACCGCTTGGAAGGATGTAAATCACCCATTGAAAATAGAATCAACCCATTTAGGAAAAGCTGAAAAAGACAGCTTACTGTATCAATTTTTTAGTGAAGTCAAAGATGTTTGA
- a CDS encoding AAA family ATPase encodes MNHKIESILNVLSDVILDKPFELKIALCCLLSKGHLLIEDLPGMGKTTLAHALAKTFNLQYQRIQFTNDLLPMDITGSSVFNSTNHTFDFHPGPIFTQLLLADELNRASPKTQSALLEAMEENQVTVDKKSYPLDTPFFVIATQNPREQFGTHDLPESQLDRFFMRLSLGFPSLDAEKQLILNPSQRRQVHKAISNAGELVEIQMQIEKVNVSPVVVDYILKLVSKSRNHPTLRSGLSPRASISLVNAAKSWAFMENREFVTPDDVRLVAPFVCAHRLGMSKSEFSTAVLDQVAIGV; translated from the coding sequence ATGAATCATAAAATTGAGTCGATCCTTAATGTTTTAAGTGATGTTATTTTAGACAAACCGTTCGAGCTAAAAATCGCGTTGTGCTGTCTTCTTAGCAAAGGCCATTTGCTTATTGAAGATTTGCCAGGCATGGGAAAAACGACTTTAGCGCACGCGTTAGCTAAAACATTTAATTTGCAATATCAACGTATTCAATTTACAAACGACTTGCTGCCGATGGACATCACCGGTAGTTCGGTTTTTAATTCGACCAACCATACGTTTGACTTTCATCCTGGTCCTATTTTTACTCAACTGTTACTTGCAGACGAATTAAACCGTGCAAGCCCAAAAACTCAGAGTGCCTTACTTGAAGCCATGGAAGAAAATCAGGTCACCGTTGATAAAAAAAGTTATCCATTGGATACCCCATTTTTTGTTATCGCGACACAAAACCCAAGGGAGCAGTTTGGTACACATGATTTGCCAGAATCTCAATTAGACCGATTTTTTATGCGTTTAAGTTTAGGGTTTCCTTCACTTGATGCTGAAAAACAACTTATTTTAAATCCGTCACAAAGACGACAAGTTCATAAGGCAATCTCCAACGCAGGTGAATTAGTTGAAATTCAAATGCAAATAGAAAAAGTCAATGTTTCCCCTGTCGTTGTCGACTATATTTTGAAACTCGTTTCTAAATCACGCAACCACCCTACTTTACGTTCAGGACTCTCACCAAGAGCCAGTATTTCTCTCGTTAATGCTGCAAAATCTTGGGCATTTATGGAAAACCGTGAATTTGTTACGCCTGACGACGTTCGGCTTGTAGCACCATTTGTATGCGCACACAGATTGGGAATGAGTAAATCCGAGTTCTCAACGGCCGTATTGGATCAAGTAGCGATTGGCGTGTGA
- a CDS encoding SIMPL domain-containing protein, translated as MKKLMLAFAALITLNANANSLPDAPHLYVQGNAKIQVKPDRANIVIGIDDTQANTADAKKNVDAIAAKVIEIAKRYQIAEKDIQAEQLNVYRQTEYDREQNKQRFVGFRVFRNIRMTLTLVDKYPELLQDLVDAGVTEFRDTQFSVADHNSILKTVQKAAIKDAKMAAKELAKDFDVRIGKLYSVSFSPMDAPTMPYMRAEKMMVQADSGSGAGYNTGFITVDAQVYAVYLID; from the coding sequence ATGAAAAAATTAATGTTGGCATTTGCTGCTTTAATAACGCTTAACGCGAATGCAAATTCACTTCCTGATGCCCCTCATCTTTATGTTCAAGGCAATGCAAAAATTCAGGTTAAACCTGATAGAGCAAACATTGTTATTGGTATTGATGATACGCAGGCAAACACCGCTGATGCGAAGAAAAACGTTGATGCGATTGCTGCAAAAGTGATTGAAATCGCAAAACGTTATCAGATTGCAGAAAAGGACATTCAAGCAGAGCAACTAAATGTCTATCGACAAACTGAATATGATCGAGAGCAAAACAAACAACGTTTCGTGGGTTTTCGAGTATTTCGAAACATTCGCATGACGTTAACGCTTGTTGATAAATACCCTGAGCTTCTTCAAGATTTAGTCGATGCGGGTGTTACTGAATTTAGAGACACTCAGTTCTCTGTCGCCGATCACAATTCAATTTTGAAAACGGTTCAAAAGGCTGCGATTAAAGACGCCAAAATGGCTGCAAAAGAACTCGCCAAGGATTTCGACGTTAGGATTGGGAAATTGTATTCTGTTTCATTTTCACCTATGGATGCACCAACAATGCCTTATATGCGTGCTGAGAAAATGATGGTACAAGCAGATTCTGGCTCGGGGGCTGGCTATAATACTGGCTTTATTACAGTCGATGCACAAGTTTATGCTGTATATTTAATTGACTAA